One segment of Leptotrichia sp. oral taxon 215 str. W9775 DNA contains the following:
- the sufD gene encoding Fe-S cluster assembly protein SufD — protein sequence MLNEASLQNLDNNSYRKESFKKYASLEKPNWKRVGYKYNEPEEFKPFNSAVVKNADQDGVSIKELNDSLKDLERLSNDNEYGLGDFFKLQNYTFYNEGKYIKISERKKVDKPIYINYNFNKENNLLIDYNIIEVEDFAKATVIMIYNSEDEAKSYRNGIIRVVAGRNSEVKIIKIQTLNTESENFESSKIEALGQGKVEYYSVELGAKVNGISHKSYLEEDAAEIYIKPAYLADFNRKLDLEYSIVFKGRKSIGEIQGRGAVKDTAQKVFRGNLYFERGASKSEGREGEFAILLDKNVKAHSIPTLFCNEDDVIGEHAASVGKVDEAKLFYLMSRGLSESRAKKLIVESSFRPILDNIDDEAIKEHLFDELEKRI from the coding sequence AAAAATATGCTTCCCTTGAAAAGCCTAACTGGAAAAGAGTCGGATATAAATATAACGAACCTGAAGAATTTAAACCTTTCAATAGCGCTGTTGTAAAAAATGCCGATCAGGATGGTGTATCCATAAAGGAATTAAATGATTCCCTGAAAGATCTTGAAAGACTTTCAAATGACAATGAATACGGGCTTGGAGATTTTTTCAAGCTGCAGAATTATACATTTTACAATGAAGGAAAATATATAAAAATAAGTGAAAGAAAAAAAGTAGATAAACCAATTTATATAAATTATAACTTTAATAAGGAAAATAATCTTCTTATAGACTACAATATTATTGAAGTTGAAGATTTTGCAAAAGCCACTGTTATAATGATCTACAATTCTGAAGATGAAGCAAAATCCTACCGTAACGGAATAATAAGAGTTGTAGCTGGAAGAAATTCTGAAGTTAAAATAATAAAAATACAGACATTAAACACTGAGTCTGAAAACTTTGAATCTTCAAAAATAGAAGCTCTTGGGCAAGGAAAAGTTGAATATTACAGTGTAGAACTTGGTGCTAAAGTAAATGGAATAAGCCATAAATCATATCTTGAAGAAGATGCTGCGGAAATATATATTAAACCTGCATACCTTGCTGATTTTAATAGAAAACTTGATCTTGAGTATTCAATCGTATTTAAAGGTAGAAAATCAATAGGTGAAATTCAGGGAAGAGGAGCAGTTAAAGATACAGCTCAGAAGGTTTTCAGGGGAAACCTATATTTTGAAAGAGGAGCTTCAAAATCTGAAGGAAGAGAAGGGGAATTTGCAATACTTCTTGATAAAAATGTAAAGGCTCACTCTATTCCAACATTATTCTGTAATGAAGATGATGTAATAGGAGAACATGCCGCTTCTGTAGGAAAAGTTGATGAAGCAAAGCTTTTCTACTTGATGAGCAGAGGACTTTCTGAAAGCAGAGCTAAAAAACTTATAGTTGAATCATCTTTCAGACCAATACTTGATAACATCGATGATGAAGCAATAAAAGAACACTTATTTGATGAACTGGAAAAGAGAATATAA